The Setaria italica strain Yugu1 chromosome IX, Setaria_italica_v2.0, whole genome shotgun sequence genome has a window encoding:
- the LOC101759050 gene encoding proline-rich protein 2 isoform X3, whose protein sequence is MVSSFARSLRALRTWDGNRFSGASGSGAGNPDQDALGLPPPQPHHQPHRLTLHTAAPVVLGLPPPQPHHQPPPPVGAGVQQLQNQPAVAIRPVGQLGEAPGGYAAQVGHPVRPAAPAVLGIPPPRPHHQPPPPVGASVLQLQKQPAVGIRPVGQLGEAPGGYAAQFGHPVPPADQPGPDPTPTPTTRTSSARPAGTIRCRRRINHGGISACATPAGSGSDSARSLWILCFCINHHRLNSLCH, encoded by the exons ATGGTGTCGTCGTTCGCTCGTTCGCTGAGGGCGCTGCGGACATGGGACGGCAACCGCTTCTCGGGCGCGTCCGGGTCAGGAGCAG GGAACCCCGACCAGGACGCCCTGggcctccctcctcctcaaccccaCCATCAGCCTCACCGGTTGACGCTCCACACCGCCGCACCGGTCGTCCTGggcctccctcctcctcaaccccaCCATCAGCCTCCTCCGCCCGTCGGTGCCGGCGTGCAGCAGCTCCAGAACCAGCCCGCGGTCGCCATCCGCCCGGTGGGGCAGCTCGGTGAGGCGCCCGGAGGGTACGCGGCCCAAGTCGGGCATCCAGTGCGCCCCGCCGCACCGGCCGTCCTGGGcattcctcctcctcgaccccaCCACCAGCCTCCTCCGCCCGTCGGTGCCAGCGTGCTGCAGCTCCAGAAACAGCCCGCGGTCGGCATCCGCCCGGTGGGGCAGCTCGGTGAGGCGCCCGGAGGGTACGCCGCCCAATTCGGGCATCCAGTTCCCCCCGCCGACCAGCCCGGACCGGACCCGACCCCGACCCCAACGACGAGGACCTCAAGTGCTCGGCCTGCCGGTACTATCCGGTGCCGACGAAGGATCAACCACGGTGGCATATCTGCGTGTGCGACGCCTGCAG GCAGTGGTTCCGATTCTGCA AGATCTCTTTGGATTCTCTGTTTCTGCATAAATCATCATCGG CTGAATTCACTTTGTCATTGA
- the LOC101759050 gene encoding proline-rich protein 2 isoform X2, which translates to MVSSFARSLRALRTWDGNRFSGASGSGAGNPDQDALGLPPPQPHHQPHRLTLHTAAPVVLGLPPPQPHHQPPPPVGAGVQQLQNQPAVAIRPVGQLGEAPGGYAAQVGHPVRPAAPAVLGIPPPRPHHQPPPPVGASVLQLQKQPAVGIRPVGQLGEAPGGYAAQFGHPVPPADQPGPDPTPTPTTRTSSARPAGTIRCRRRINHGGISACATPAGSGSDSARSLWILCFCINHHRVGLLHSACDVMCV; encoded by the exons ATGGTGTCGTCGTTCGCTCGTTCGCTGAGGGCGCTGCGGACATGGGACGGCAACCGCTTCTCGGGCGCGTCCGGGTCAGGAGCAG GGAACCCCGACCAGGACGCCCTGggcctccctcctcctcaaccccaCCATCAGCCTCACCGGTTGACGCTCCACACCGCCGCACCGGTCGTCCTGggcctccctcctcctcaaccccaCCATCAGCCTCCTCCGCCCGTCGGTGCCGGCGTGCAGCAGCTCCAGAACCAGCCCGCGGTCGCCATCCGCCCGGTGGGGCAGCTCGGTGAGGCGCCCGGAGGGTACGCGGCCCAAGTCGGGCATCCAGTGCGCCCCGCCGCACCGGCCGTCCTGGGcattcctcctcctcgaccccaCCACCAGCCTCCTCCGCCCGTCGGTGCCAGCGTGCTGCAGCTCCAGAAACAGCCCGCGGTCGGCATCCGCCCGGTGGGGCAGCTCGGTGAGGCGCCCGGAGGGTACGCCGCCCAATTCGGGCATCCAGTTCCCCCCGCCGACCAGCCCGGACCGGACCCGACCCCGACCCCAACGACGAGGACCTCAAGTGCTCGGCCTGCCGGTACTATCCGGTGCCGACGAAGGATCAACCACGGTGGCATATCTGCGTGTGCGACGCCTGCAG GCAGTGGTTCCGATTCTGCA AGATCTCTTTGGATTCTCTGTTTCTGCATAAATCATCATCGGGTTGGTCTTCTGCACTCTGCTTGTGATGTTATGTGTGTGTGA
- the LOC101759991 gene encoding uncharacterized protein LOC101759991 codes for MEEFQDDALREISRHLPCVADRDDAADVCRRWQAALSEPLPDPPLPRQLPWLLLPSADSTRACCLFCGTGNDACVIRHKLTATHGARCFGSYNGHCPNRDARFLYLPDALGTGLNHGQRDMVILAATLSCSPDDQNCIGAGIVMQWQFIAGQRQVAFWRMGDPVAMALDADARPLLKWRMSCSTTDHNVSSPKVLTSASAHRSSTISGYRSCKD; via the coding sequence ATGGAAGAATTCCAGGATGACGCCCTCCGCGAGATCTCCCGACACCTTCCCTGCGTGGCGGACCGCGACGACGCGGCCGATGTCTGCAGGAGGTGGCAGGCGGCGCTCTCGGAGCCGCTGCCAGATCCCCCGCTGCCGCGGCAGCTGCCGTGGCTCCTCCTACCGTCCGCCGACTCGACGCGCGCCTGCTGCCTGTTCTGCGGCACCGGCAACGATGCCTGCGTCATCCGCCACAAGCTCACGGCCACGCACGGCGCTCGCTGCTTCGGGTCCTACAACGGCCATTGCCCCAATCGGGATGCCCGCTTCCTCTACCTGCCCGACGCGCTGGGCACTGGCCTAAACCATGGCCAGCGTGACATGGTCATCCTCGCGGCCACCCTCTCGTGCTCGCCCGATGACCAGAACTGCATCGGTGCTGGCATAGTCATGCAGTGGCAGTTCATCGCCGGCCAGCGGCAGGTGGCCTTCTGGCGCATGGGAGATCCAGTTGCAATGGCGTTGGATGCTGATGCCAGGCCCCTTTTGAAGTGGAGGATGTCCTGTTCCACGACGGATCATAACGTTTCCTCACCCAAGGTGCTCACATCCGCGTCTGCACACCGGTCGTCAACCATCAGCGGGTACCGAAGTTGCAAAGACTAG
- the LOC101760394 gene encoding putative GEM-like protein 8, with the protein MESFSQEHVIGIPLASFAYAQEETQGKPSCSALVHKKNKSSFIYRMSKLSKKTDNYMQGFKEHLNLGPKFSETIKGKLSFGAKVLQAGSIDKVFREYFVVGKDEKLLKAFQCYLSTTAGPISGMLFISTEKIAFHSDRPLSIACPKGGRTRVPYKVLIPAKRIKSASVRGNLYNPDEKYIDLVTVDGFDFWFMGFISYEKSFKYLRHVISELR; encoded by the exons ATGGAGAGTTTTTCCCAGGAGCATGTCATCGGAATTCCTTTGGCTTCGTTTGCATATGCCCAAGAGGAAACACAAGGAAAACCTTCCTGTTCAGCCTTGGTTCATAAGAAGA ATAAGAGTTCTTTCATTTATCGGATGAGCAAGTTGAGCAAGAAAACCGATAACTACATGCAAGGGTTCAAAGAACACT TAAATCTGGGACCAAAATTTTCAGAAACTATCAAAGGGAAGTTAAGCTTTGGTGCAAAGGTTCTACAAGCTGGCAGCATTGATAAAGTCTTCAGGGAATACTTTGTAGTTGGGAAAGATGAGAAATTATTGAAGGCGTTCCAGTGTTATCTTTCAACCACAGCTGGTCCAATATCTGGAATGCTTTTCATCTCAACTGAGAAGATAGCATTCCATAGTGATAGGCCTCTGAGCATAGCATGTCCCAAAGGAGGCAGGACAAGGGTGCCCTACAAG GTGTTGATCCCCGCAAAAAGGATAAAGAGTGCTTCAGTGAGAGGAAATTTGTACAATCCTGATGAGAAGTATATTGATCTGGTTACTGTTGATGGCTTTGATTTTTGGTTTATGGGTTTTATTAGCTACGAGAAGTCATTCAAATATCTTCGGCATGTAATTTCAGAGTTGAGATGA
- the LOC101759050 gene encoding proline-rich protein 2 isoform X1 — MVSSFARSLRALRTWDGNRFSGASGSGAGNPDQDALGLPPPQPHHQPHRLTLHTAAPVVLGLPPPQPHHQPPPPVGAGVQQLQNQPAVAIRPVGQLGEAPGGYAAQVGHPVRPAAPAVLGIPPPRPHHQPPPPVGASVLQLQKQPAVGIRPVGQLGEAPGGYAAQFGHPVPPADQPGPDPTPTPTTRTSSARPAGTIRCRRRINHGGISACATPAGLTAFFARCATSSRRGLLPFDSLRTIAFFLMGFCCFCY, encoded by the exons ATGGTGTCGTCGTTCGCTCGTTCGCTGAGGGCGCTGCGGACATGGGACGGCAACCGCTTCTCGGGCGCGTCCGGGTCAGGAGCAG GGAACCCCGACCAGGACGCCCTGggcctccctcctcctcaaccccaCCATCAGCCTCACCGGTTGACGCTCCACACCGCCGCACCGGTCGTCCTGggcctccctcctcctcaaccccaCCATCAGCCTCCTCCGCCCGTCGGTGCCGGCGTGCAGCAGCTCCAGAACCAGCCCGCGGTCGCCATCCGCCCGGTGGGGCAGCTCGGTGAGGCGCCCGGAGGGTACGCGGCCCAAGTCGGGCATCCAGTGCGCCCCGCCGCACCGGCCGTCCTGGGcattcctcctcctcgaccccaCCACCAGCCTCCTCCGCCCGTCGGTGCCAGCGTGCTGCAGCTCCAGAAACAGCCCGCGGTCGGCATCCGCCCGGTGGGGCAGCTCGGTGAGGCGCCCGGAGGGTACGCCGCCCAATTCGGGCATCCAGTTCCCCCCGCCGACCAGCCCGGACCGGACCCGACCCCGACCCCAACGACGAGGACCTCAAGTGCTCGGCCTGCCGGTACTATCCGGTGCCGACGAAGGATCAACCACGGTGGCATATCTGCGTGTGCGACGCCTGCAGGTCTGACGGCATTTTTCGCTCGGTGTGCAACTTCGTCCCGTAGGGGGCTGCTCCCCTTCGATTCTCTCAGAACGATTGCGTTTTTTCTGATGGGTTTCTGTTGTTTTTGTTACTGA
- the LOC101759588 gene encoding probable protein arginine N-methyltransferase 6.2 translates to MFGGGADGNGHLPRPRRPRRGGVGGGGGMRPLQGQLASGVQSHPAAPPCTDYDVAYFKAYSHIGVHEEMLKDHVRTITYRNAIMHHQDLISGKVVLDVGCGTGVLSIFCAKAGASRVYAVDASDIAIQAMEIVRENELSDKVVVLHGRIEDVIIEEKVDVIISEWMGYMLLYESMLGSVIFARDKWLKPGGLILPSHASLYMAPITNSQRYQDGVYFWRDVYGIKMSSMMPLAKQCAFMEPSVETISGENVLTWPTVVSQVDCYTIQAQELETITAAFKFTSMLQAPLHGFAFWFDVEFNGPVRQKSRKQANQSLGGNTQNASPSSKKKKPDVSVVLSTAPEDAPTHWQQTLLYLFEPIELNKDQNIEGSVTISQSQQHARFLNICLKYFTGDQWYVKESVMR, encoded by the exons ATGTTCGGCGGCGGTGCTGACGGCAACGGCCACCTGCCGCGGCCGCGCAGGCCCCGGCGCGGCGgagtaggcggcggcggcggcatgcggCCTCTGCAGGGACAGTTGGCTTCGGGGGTGCAATCGcatcccgccgccccgccgtgcACCGACTACGATGTGGCCTACTTCAAGGCCTACTCCCACATCGGCGTGCACGAGGAGATGCTCAAG GATCATGTGAGAACTATTACTTATAGAAATGCTATTATGCATCACCAAGATCTAATTTCAGGCAAG GTTGTTTTGGATGTGGGCTGTGGCACTGGCGTTCTTTCTATATTTTGTGCTAAAGCTGGCGCCAGTCGG GTTTACGCCGTCGATGCTAGTGATATTGCAATACAG GCTATGGAGATTGTGAGAGAGAATGAGTTATCTGATAAAGTAGTGGTTTTGCATGGCCGAATTGAG GATGTAATTATTGAAGAAAAAGTTGATGTAATCATATCTGAATGGATGGGATACATGCTTCTATATGAG AGTATGCTGGGAAGTGTAATTTTTGCTAGGGATAAATGGCTTAAGCCAGGAGGTCTTATTCTTCCATCACATGCATCG CTTTATATGGCACCTATAACAAATTCTCAGCGATATCAGGATGGCGTTTACTTCTGGCGGGATGTATATGGTATAAAAA TGTCCTCTATGATGCCTCTTGCAAAACAATGTGCATTCATGGAGCCATCCGTTGAGACAATTAGTGGAGAGAATGTATTGACGTGGCCAACAGTG GTGTCACAAGTGGACTGTTATACCATACAAGCTCAGGAACTTGAAACCATTACCGCTGCATTTAAATTTACATCAATGTTGCAAG CTCCGTTACATGGTTTTGCATTTTGGTTCGATGTTGAGTTCAACGGACCAGTTCGTCAGAAATCCAGGAAGCAAGCAAACCAATCCTTGGGTGGGAACACCCAAAATGCTAGCCCGagcagtaaaaagaaaaaaccagATGTCTCCGTTGTTCTCTCAACTGCACCAGAGGATGCCCCTACCCACTGGCAGCAG ACCCTGTTGTACTTATTTGAACCTATAGAATTGAACAAAGACCAGAACATTGAAGGTTCTGTTACCATATCTCAGAGCCAGCAACATGCTCGCTTCCTTAACATCTGTCTGAAATACTT TACTGGTGATCAATGGTACGTGAAAGAATCTGTGATGCGATAA
- the LOC111255938 gene encoding protein ALP1-like: MLQTALMIGTYYDTFMHKAPRRVATVSGIEMFLWIIGSPQSLRHVEDRFVRSLETISRTFDNVLSSVLKLAVQIISPKDPEFKNVRRRLQNPRFAPYFNNCIGAIDRTHVPVVVPSDKVVQYTGRHGYTTQNVLVICDFDMRFTFVVSGWPGSVHDMRVFNDAVNKYGDKFPHPPPGKFYLVDSGYPNRPGYLAPYRGTKYHLPEFRSGPMPKGMKETFNYAHSSLRNVIERSFGVLKMKWRILLGIPNFPIQKQSKIIVACMAIHNFIRENAIADTAFDMCDRDENFIPMADPSNPEEHATNTQAGDEDRNMNEFRDEIANGLYNKS; the protein is encoded by the exons ATGCTGCAGACGGCACTCATGATTGGTACGTACTATGACACTTTCATGCACAAAGCTCCAAGGAGGGTAGCCACTGTATCGGGTATAGAAATGTTCCTCTGGATAATTGGATCGCCCCAGTCACTTAGACATGTTGAGGATCGGTTTGTGCGGTCTTTGGAAACAATAAGCCGCACATTCGATAATGTTTTGTCCAGTGTTCTTAAGCTAGCGGTACAAATTATTAGTCCGAAGGATCCTGAATTTAAGAACGTGCGCAGAAGATTGCAAAATCCTCGGTTTGCTCCGTACTTCAACAACtgtataggagctatagatAGGACACATGTACCGGTTGTGGTGCCAAGTGATAAGGTGGTTCAGTATACGGGAAGACATGGATATACCACACAGAATGTGCTGGTTatttgtgacttcgacatgaggttcacaTTTGTTGTTAGTGGGTGGCCAGGATCGGTACATGATATGCGGGTGTTTAATGATGCCGTGAACAAATATGGTGACAAGTTTCCACATCCTCCTCCAG GCAAGTTTTACTTGGTAGACTCAGGGTATCCTAACCGTCCGGGTTACCTCGCACCATACAGGGGTACAAAGTACCATCTCCCGGAATTTCGAAGTGGCCCAATGCcaaaaggtatgaaagagacaTTTAATTACGCACATTCGTCGCTTAGAAATGTTATCGAGAGGTcctttggagttttgaagatgaagtggaggattttgttAGGCATACCAAATTTTCCAATTcagaagcaaagcaaaataatagtAGCATGCATGGCAATTCACAATTTTATTCGAGAGAATGCTATCGCTGATACGGCCTTTGATATGTGCGATCGTGACGAAAATTTTATTCCTATGGCCGATCCATCAAACCCTGAAGAACATGCGACGAATACCCAAGCAGGGGACGAAGACCGTAATATGAATGAATTTCGTGACGAAATAGCTAATGGTTTGTATAATAAATCGTAG